The sequence below is a genomic window from Lolium perenne isolate Kyuss_39 chromosome 4, Kyuss_2.0, whole genome shotgun sequence.
TGTCTTGATGTATAGTAAACCAACTTTCTCCCGGTGTTGCAAATAGTACTAAACAAAGTAATTTCCTCCTAGCATGCTAGCAGCTTCTAGCGAATTTCTtccttcttggtgtttctaattctAATAGAGGAGTCTTCTCCTACTAGTATGTTACCAGTTGCTTAGTGTGATCTGCCTTAGCATCTGCTTGTCTATTCCCGGTTGACATGCATTACTTGTGTTTTCTTTCCTTTACCATTGTTTTCTAACTTCTTTTGGAGAGACTGACTTCAGTTTGTACCAGAGTAAACAGGTTATTGGCTGGCTATCAGGGACACGGCAAGATGTCGGTAGCCAAGAATGAAGAGGTAATTGAATTTTTCCTCGTTGTGAGGTCAGTTCTGGCCGCTTGGATGTCTCTTTCTACCTCATAAAATTGTCCATTGTTATGTGACCAGGTTTGCACTCATCAACTTGGACTGCGGTTGGGTGAGCCAGTTGCTGACGTTCCTATTAAAAAAAGGCCGTTTTTATTGTCCGATAAATCAGTTCCATCTGCAATGCCGCTGTTGATGAAGCCATCGTCTAATACCACGGGGATGTCTGCCTCGGCTGCTGGGGCAGGCTGTAGCAATGAGCCTTTCTTGAATAGATCGAAATCTGATATTCCCAACAGATCATTTACTTCATCCGCGACCGAGAAGCAAGGACTTAATGGCTCAAGCGAGGTCCCCTCTTGTGGAGGGAGTGTTGCTCCCATTGCCAAATCGCAGAGTCAGAAGTTTCTGACGTTGGATTTACAGTTAGCGTCTCGTCAGAGTGCCAAAATTAACTCTATTTCCCCTGTCAAGAAAGAGAAGGTAGATCAGGGGTTTTCTATCTTTCCTTCAGCAATACCTTCCAAGGATGTTCAAACAACAAGTGCCATGGAATCTCCTTCTAACAGTAGCTTGGGAAAACTCTCTAATTTGGATCTTAATGTATCATTGCACCCAGTTGATCAACTTGAAGTCGTGCCTACAATGCACACAGGTCATAATGTACTCCATCATACAACATTTCAGCATCAGAAGGCACAGGTTCCCCTAGTGGCATCATTATCTACAACAAGCAGCCGACTGAGTATGAATATTGGCAGTACTCTGAACCTGTCCAATGAATATGAATGTTCTAACAATAGTGGAGCAGCTGATGTTACCTTAGATTTGCAACTTAAACCACCAACTAGACCGGAGCTTGGAATAAGCTGGAAAGGACTTGCTCCTGATCCAGAACTAAGCCTCTCTCTATCTGGTCACACACCCAAGGGTCTGAATGTTCGCGATGCTATATTTACATCTGAACCAGTTGGAATGACCAAAATTGTCAGCGAGGAGGTTGCTACACCTATCTCTGATAAATCACCAGTCGAGAGGATTCTGAAACCTTTTCCGTGTAATGCAAATCCTGACACAGCCATGCCATCAACAGTTTCTGGAAATATGCAGATATTATCCAGTAGCTTGGTGAAGAAAGAGCCTGAAGAACCTCCACGGAAACATATTCAGAACAACATAAAGAAGGCACCTCTCTGTGACCAGCAAAGTGTTGGACAGGCTAGCAACTGTGCTGAATTTGAAAAAACTGGCAATACATACCAAGTGTGTCATAAAGCTGGCTTTGATTTGAACTCTGGGAATTTCCCAAATAATATCTGCAATGGACTGGAGGTAGTGACTGATAGTGTTCCTGTACAAACGGACAAGTTATCTGATGTCGTTTGCACTGAGAATATACCTGCTGTTTCTGATGTTGGGAAATTTATCAAGCATGAAGAAGTCACAACTAACATCCTGAGTCCTGTGATTACAACAATAAGTGGCCCATCTGTGTCATCCATTGCTAAATCATTCCTTtcgaaaggtaatgttgccagccCTGCTGTTCGATTATGTGAATTAGTTACTCAGCCCACCATTTATACTTCAGAACCTGCAGGCTCTAATCCTGTCAAGTCTAGAACTGATTGTAAACCAACAGCTAGTCTTCATGCTCGTGAAAATGTGACTCGCAAGCCTTGTGATACTAAAGAAGCTTGTGATGTATCCAGAAGTTCCTCAAACCCTACAGCTGATTCTTTTGTTTTCAAATCTCTGCTCCGTCCTGTATTGGATGGTATGTCTCAAGGGAGTGCTTCAATGGACTGTTCAGATGACGTTGACAATGCTGTTTCACAGTTGCCTACTACCAATAAGCCTCTTGCTGAGTCACTGGTTAACAATCAAATCTCTGAGACTAATTTAAGCGCAGCGCTACAGAAGGAAGTTCATGATATGCATCATGACTGCTCATCTGTGACAAATAAGGTTCGCATCCAGGGCCTTGATGATGTCAAGCGTGCTAATTCTAAAGATGTCATTGCCACGCACTCTGGTGAGGAGCATGAAAGTGAGGTTTCTGTTTATGGGAAATACAGAGTCAAACAAATGTTGACATCAGAAAACAATTTACTGATGAATAATACTGATGTTGCCATGCAAGATGTTAATATTGCCACATCTTCAGCAGATCTTAGAAGATCACCATCTTTGGGAACTTCAAGTTCCCCTAAAATATACTCTACTGGGCCATCTCACAAGAAATTTGATAACACTGTCGAGAAGAGTAGAATGCCAGTGATAAAATCTGAAAGGAGCCAGTCTCCTGATGGCAAGCAAGCTGCTAACTGTAGTGAGGGCAATGGAAAAATTGGTGCTGTAAAGAGTGAGCATGGGACAGAAGCTGAAGATATTGCTAGAGCCTCTAATTTGCAGCCAAGTGATTCAGTTCTGGGTGAAGAAGATTCGCATCTTGATGGAGCTTCAACCAGTCAACCACATGATGGAAGTACAAAGTTGCAATCAGTGGGTGAAAGGTCAGAACATGAAAAATCCAAACCTGACTCTAGCATGACATCTTCTGTACAGAATGAAAAAGATGGACAGGTTAATGAATCACATTGGCGAGATGTGGCAAATGCGTATGTGAATAGGTATgactcgttttttttttttttgcagccaTACTGCAGTAAGCGTAACTGTCCTTTTGCCATGCATATTGGATTTAGATTTGTTGCTGTTATCCTGGACTGGTGTTACAGAAGGCTattcttttttgttttctttaCAGGAATGAAAGATGGGAGCGGTTCATGAAATCTGagcgagagaagaagggagagtacCATGGTGGCAGACAAGCATACGACATGAACAATCAACGTAGGATGGACCACCGTTATGGTGGTCGTGGTGGTAGATATCATGGCCATCCAAGGAACTTCCGGGGTCCAAGAATGAACGACGATTCTGAAATTGACTTTCCAGATGAACCTATTACTGGCAGAAGGCGGCCATTTGATAATGACTTTGGGCATTTGCACCGAAATCC
It includes:
- the LOC127295910 gene encoding uncharacterized protein isoform X2, with the protein product MSVAKNEEVCTHQLGLRLGEPVADVPIKKRPFLLSDKSVPSAMPLLMKPSSNTTGMSASAAGAGCSNEPFLNRSKSDIPNRSFTSSATEKQGLNGSSEVPSCGGSVAPIAKSQSQKFLTLDLQLASRQSAKINSISPVKKEKVDQGFSIFPSAIPSKDVQTTSAMESPSNSSLGKLSNLDLNVSLHPVDQLEVVPTMHTGHNVLHHTTFQHQKAQVPLVASLSTTSSRLSMNIGSTLNLSNEYECSNNSGAADVTLDLQLKPPTRPELGISWKGLAPDPELSLSLSGHTPKGLNVRDAIFTSEPVGMTKIVSEEVATPISDKSPVERILKPFPCNANPDTAMPSTVSGNMQILSSSLVKKEPEEPPRKHIQNNIKKAPLCDQQSVGQASNCAEFEKTGNTYQVCHKAGFDLNSGNFPNNICNGLEVVTDSVPVQTDKLSDVVCTENIPAVSDVGKFIKHEEVTTNILSPVITTISGPSVSSIAKSFLSKGSNPVKSRTDCKPTASLHARENVTRKPCDTKEACDVSRSSSNPTADSFVFKSLLRPVLDGMSQGSASMDCSDDVDNAVSQLPTTNKPLAESLVNNQISETNLSAALQKEVHDMHHDCSSVTNKVRIQGLDDVKRANSKDVIATHSGEEHESEVSVYGKYRVKQMLTSENNLLMNNTDVAMQDVNIATSSADLRRSPSLGTSSSPKIYSTGPSHKKFDNTVEKSRMPVIKSERSQSPDGKQAANCSEGNGKIGAVKSEHGTEAEDIARASNLQPSDSVLGEEDSHLDGASTSQPHDGSTKLQSVGERSEHEKSKPDSSMTSSVQNEKDGQVNESHWRDVANAYVNRNERWERFMKSEREKKGEYHGGRQAYDMNNQRRMDHRYGGRGGRYHGHPRNFRGPRMNDDSEIDFPDEPITGRRRPFDNDFGHLHRNPHRRLRSPPNQMPGFLMRGMEHDPRLQMDDIPDEMMEERFFVPHPHQHHALGDHEFIHRDRSHSPGQRRGAPTHFHRGRSSETMHRSPPLNKTDRLYLPHQRHMRRRVSPPFDRVGHDERGMQRNMRRCGMHQGGREGDNFEPPLHPAQLAELHAEAEHTERRKFGERRAYRRSMEESPSDDEEMLSYHGDGDMEFADGDGGPREPDGRFRNRPEHRSRGEQEDGGYKYRGPQGCRGGSNSSDSKSKKRRY
- the LOC127295910 gene encoding uncharacterized protein isoform X1; its protein translation is MSVAKNEEVCTHQLGLRLGEPVADVPIKKRPFLLSDKSVPSAMPLLMKPSSNTTGMSASAAGAGCSNEPFLNRSKSDIPNRSFTSSATEKQGLNGSSEVPSCGGSVAPIAKSQSQKFLTLDLQLASRQSAKINSISPVKKEKVDQGFSIFPSAIPSKDVQTTSAMESPSNSSLGKLSNLDLNVSLHPVDQLEVVPTMHTGHNVLHHTTFQHQKAQVPLVASLSTTSSRLSMNIGSTLNLSNEYECSNNSGAADVTLDLQLKPPTRPELGISWKGLAPDPELSLSLSGHTPKGLNVRDAIFTSEPVGMTKIVSEEVATPISDKSPVERILKPFPCNANPDTAMPSTVSGNMQILSSSLVKKEPEEPPRKHIQNNIKKAPLCDQQSVGQASNCAEFEKTGNTYQVCHKAGFDLNSGNFPNNICNGLEVVTDSVPVQTDKLSDVVCTENIPAVSDVGKFIKHEEVTTNILSPVITTISGPSVSSIAKSFLSKGNVASPAVRLCELVTQPTIYTSEPAGSNPVKSRTDCKPTASLHARENVTRKPCDTKEACDVSRSSSNPTADSFVFKSLLRPVLDGMSQGSASMDCSDDVDNAVSQLPTTNKPLAESLVNNQISETNLSAALQKEVHDMHHDCSSVTNKVRIQGLDDVKRANSKDVIATHSGEEHESEVSVYGKYRVKQMLTSENNLLMNNTDVAMQDVNIATSSADLRRSPSLGTSSSPKIYSTGPSHKKFDNTVEKSRMPVIKSERSQSPDGKQAANCSEGNGKIGAVKSEHGTEAEDIARASNLQPSDSVLGEEDSHLDGASTSQPHDGSTKLQSVGERSEHEKSKPDSSMTSSVQNEKDGQVNESHWRDVANAYVNRNERWERFMKSEREKKGEYHGGRQAYDMNNQRRMDHRYGGRGGRYHGHPRNFRGPRMNDDSEIDFPDEPITGRRRPFDNDFGHLHRNPHRRLRSPPNQMPGFLMRGMEHDPRLQMDDIPDEMMEERFFVPHPHQHHALGDHEFIHRDRSHSPGQRRGAPTHFHRGRSSETMHRSPPLNKTDRLYLPHQRHMRRRVSPPFDRVGHDERGMQRNMRRCGMHQGGREGDNFEPPLHPAQLAELHAEAEHTERRKFGERRAYRRSMEESPSDDEEMLSYHGDGDMEFADGDGGPREPDGRFRNRPEHRSRGEQEDGGYKYRGPQGCRGGSNSSDSKSKKRRY